Within the Rhizobium grahamii genome, the region GGCAAGGTGGGCGTCCTGCTCGTCAATCTCGGCACGCCCGACGGTACCGACTACACCTCCATGCGCCGCTATCTGAAGGAATTCCTGACCGACAAGCGCGTCATCGAATGGTCGCCCTGGAAGTGGTACCCGATCCTCTTCGGTATCGTGCTAAACACCCGCCCCGGCAAGGTCGGCAAGGCCTACGAGCTGATCTGGAACAAGGACAAGAACGAAAGCTACCTGCGGACCTACACCCGCAGCCAGGCCGAGCTGATGGCCGATCGTCTCAAGGACCTGCCCAGCGTCCAGGTGGACTGGGCGATGCGCTACGGCACCCCGTCGATCGCTTCGCGCATCCAGGCGCTGAAGGACGACGGCTGCGACAGGATCGTGCTCTTCCCGCTCTATCCGCAATACGCCGCCGCAACGACGGCGACCGTCAACGACAAGGCCTTCCAGCATCTGCTCAAGATGCGCTGGCAGCCGGCGCTGCGCACCGTGCCCGACTATCACGACGAAGAGACCTACATCGAGGCGCTGGCGAACTCCGTCACCAGGCATCTTCAGACGCTGGACTGGGAACCGGAAAAGATCCTCGCCTCCTTCCACGGCATCCCGATGTCCTACTTCCAGAAGGGCGATCCCTACTATTGCCAGTGCCAGAAGACCGGCCGCCTGCTGCGCGAACGGCTGGGACTGTCCGAAGACAAGTTCATGGTGACCTTCCAGTCCCGCTTCGGGCCTGAAGAGTGGCTGCAGCCCTACACCGACAAGACCGTCGAGAAGCTGGCGCAGGACGGCGTCAAGAAGATCGTCGTCCTGAATCCAGGTTTCGTCTCCGACTGTCTGGAAACTCTGGAAGAAATTGCCGAGCAGGCCGCCCATTCCTTCCACGAGAATGGCGGCGAGAAGTTTGCGCACATCCCCTGCCTCAACGACAGCGAGGACGGCATGCGGGTGCTGGAAAAGGTCGTCCGCCGCGAACTGCTCGGCTGGGTCTGATCAGACGCCGCGCTTGTTGCCCCACAGCAGCACATGCAGCTGGGGCAGCACGCGGGCCTCGAACCACCGGTCCTCGGTCACCTTGTCGACCAGCCACAGCATCCTGTCCATGACGCCGTCGATATCGACGCGCGCATCGTCGTCATCAGGCGGCGGTGGTGTGTGGTTGCCCGGCTGCAGATAGACGGAGAGATCAGGATAGCGCGCCGCCGCCTCTCGCGCGTAGGCATAGTCACGATCGTCGAAGATGACGATCTTCAAGGCGACGGCAGGCTCGTTGCCTGCCAAGCGAAGACAGTCCTCGAAGGCATCCCAATCCGTTGCCATACCGCTCGACGGCGGCTTCGGGCTCAGCACCAGCACATCGAGATCGGCAAACCATTCCTTGGCGACGCTCCCCTGCGTTTCCAGCGCGAACTTGTAACCTTGCGCATGACCGTGGGCGATCAGACCGCCGAGCGGCTGAATCGCCGGATTGCCTCCTGAAAGCGATACCATCAGCGGCTTGCCGCCGGAAAGCCGCGTCACCTCGGCCCATATGCCGTCGACAGTCATCGGCAGCCACTGATCGCGATACTCGCTATCGACAGCATGCAGGCTGTCGCACCACGAACAGCGATAATCGCAACCGCCCGTACGAACGAAAACCGTCGGCAGGCCGATCAGCACGCCCTCCCCCTGGATCGTCGGTCCGAAGATCTCGCTGACGCGGATCTGCGCCTCGCGAGCCGCGCTCATGGCCGGTATTCCGCCCAGGTCTTCGGCGTCTCGCTGACGCGCACCGCCGAGGTCTCCGGCAGTCGCTCCTTGCACCAGTCGTAGAAGTGCTTCGCGAGATATTCAGAGGTTACGCGATCATGATTGAACACCTCGTTAAGGTGCCGATGGTCGAACCGCTCGTCGATGTAGCGCTTCAGCGGTGAAAGCTCATGATAGTCGCGCACGAAGCCGTTCTCATCGAGCTCGGCTGCCGCAAGCTCGACCACGACGATGTAGTTGTGCCCATGCAGCCGCGCGCACTGGTGATCGGCCGGCAGATGCGTCAGCTGGTGAGATGCGGAGAAGTGGAATTCCTTGGTGATGCGAAACATCACTTCACCTCCCTGGCCGAATAGCCTGATGTCGCGGCTTCCCAGAAATCCGGATCTTCATATGCCGTCAGATCGGCAACGCCGGCGAGGTGGAAAGCCTCGCGCCGCTCGACACAGGTGCCACAGCGTCCGCAATGGCGCGTGCCGCCCTTGTAGCAGGACCATGTCTCGGCAAATG harbors:
- the hemH gene encoding ferrochelatase → MTTVDTAHRPAGHPPVKSGKVGVLLVNLGTPDGTDYTSMRRYLKEFLTDKRVIEWSPWKWYPILFGIVLNTRPGKVGKAYELIWNKDKNESYLRTYTRSQAELMADRLKDLPSVQVDWAMRYGTPSIASRIQALKDDGCDRIVLFPLYPQYAAATTATVNDKAFQHLLKMRWQPALRTVPDYHDEETYIEALANSVTRHLQTLDWEPEKILASFHGIPMSYFQKGDPYYCQCQKTGRLLRERLGLSEDKFMVTFQSRFGPEEWLQPYTDKTVEKLAQDGVKKIVVLNPGFVSDCLETLEEIAEQAAHSFHENGGEKFAHIPCLNDSEDGMRVLEKVVRRELLGWV
- the queE gene encoding 7-carboxy-7-deazaguanine synthase QueE, translating into MSAAREAQIRVSEIFGPTIQGEGVLIGLPTVFVRTGGCDYRCSWCDSLHAVDSEYRDQWLPMTVDGIWAEVTRLSGGKPLMVSLSGGNPAIQPLGGLIAHGHAQGYKFALETQGSVAKEWFADLDVLVLSPKPPSSGMATDWDAFEDCLRLAGNEPAVALKIVIFDDRDYAYAREAAARYPDLSVYLQPGNHTPPPPDDDDARVDIDGVMDRMLWLVDKVTEDRWFEARVLPQLHVLLWGNKRGV
- the queD gene encoding 6-carboxytetrahydropterin synthase QueD is translated as MFRITKEFHFSASHQLTHLPADHQCARLHGHNYIVVVELAAAELDENGFVRDYHELSPLKRYIDERFDHRHLNEVFNHDRVTSEYLAKHFYDWCKERLPETSAVRVSETPKTWAEYRP